From Peptoanaerobacter stomatis, one genomic window encodes:
- the dpaL gene encoding diaminopropionate ammonia-lyase, translating to MENVRWIINDNSRVSGEKANVDAFSQNEISKARNFHKKFDIYEPTPLARLTELSAKLGVKEFLVKDESKRFGLNAFKVLGGSYAIGNFLAEKLEKNIDEVDFDMLKSNETKEKLGDITFYTATDGNHGRGVAWAANQLGQKSVVYMPKGSSQYRLDKIKAEGADASITDMNYDEAVRLADKNAKATGGEVIQDTAWEGYVKVPMWIMQGYGTLMLEAVEQMKEYGIDAPTHVFLQAGVGAMAGAVQGMIASIYPENRPITTIVEPEVANCIFRSAENKKMTNVTGDMFTIMAGLACGEPNPIGWDIMKDYSDAFISCPEYVAADGMRVLGNPLGNDPKVISGESGAVTSGIVYEILTDENLKELKEKLKIDENSKILVISTEGDTDPDNYRKIVWDGEFSR from the coding sequence ATGGAGAATGTAAGATGGATTATCAACGATAATTCAAGAGTTTCAGGTGAAAAAGCGAATGTAGATGCTTTCAGTCAAAATGAAATTTCAAAGGCAAGAAACTTCCATAAAAAATTTGACATTTATGAGCCTACTCCACTTGCAAGACTTACTGAATTGTCAGCAAAGTTAGGGGTTAAGGAGTTTCTTGTAAAAGATGAGTCCAAAAGATTTGGACTTAATGCTTTTAAAGTGCTTGGAGGTTCATATGCAATAGGCAATTTCTTAGCTGAAAAGCTGGAAAAAAACATTGATGAAGTAGATTTTGATATGCTCAAATCAAACGAAACAAAGGAAAAATTGGGAGATATTACTTTTTACACAGCTACGGACGGAAATCATGGTAGAGGTGTGGCTTGGGCAGCTAATCAACTTGGTCAAAAATCTGTTGTATATATGCCAAAAGGTTCTTCACAGTACAGACTTGATAAGATAAAGGCAGAAGGAGCAGATGCCAGCATAACTGATATGAACTATGATGAAGCGGTTAGATTGGCTGATAAAAACGCAAAAGCAACAGGCGGAGAAGTAATCCAAGATACAGCTTGGGAAGGTTATGTAAAAGTGCCTATGTGGATAATGCAAGGCTACGGTACGCTTATGCTTGAGGCGGTTGAACAAATGAAAGAATATGGAATAGATGCACCTACGCATGTATTCTTACAAGCAGGTGTTGGAGCTATGGCAGGTGCGGTTCAAGGGATGATAGCTTCTATATATCCTGAAAACAGACCTATAACTACAATAGTTGAACCGGAAGTTGCAAACTGTATATTCCGTTCAGCAGAAAATAAAAAAATGACTAACGTTACAGGAGATATGTTTACTATAATGGCAGGTCTTGCTTGTGGTGAGCCTAATCCTATAGGTTGGGATATAATGAAAGATTATTCGGATGCATTTATATCTTGCCCTGAATATGTTGCAGCTGATGGTATGAGAGTTTTAGGTAATCCGCTTGGAAATGACCCTAAAGTTATATCAGGAGAATCAGGAGCTGTTACTTCAGGTATAGTATATGAAATCCTTACAGATGAAAATTTAAAAGAACTTAAAGAAAAACTTAAAATAGATGAAAATTCAAAGATTCTTGTAATTTCAACAGAAGGGGATACAGATCCTGATAACTACAGAAAAATAGTTTGGGACGGAGAGTTTTCAAGATAG
- a CDS encoding YgeY family selenium metabolism-linked hydrolase gives MSIDYKLIQEKAEGYKAAMTKFLRDVVKFPGESCGEKEHAERILEEMKMLEFDEAYIDKQGNVMGFMGKGDKIIAFDGHIDTVGIGNRANWTFDPYEGFEDDLHIGGRGVSDQLGGVISAVYGARIMKELNLIPDGYKVMVVGTVQEEDCDGLCWEYIIKKENIRPEFVVSTEPTDGGIYRGQRGRMEIRVDVQGISCHGSAPERGDNAIYKMSEIIQNIRDLNANSADESTAIRGLVKMLDKKYNPEHYEEANFLGRGTVTVSQIFYTSPSRCAVADSCSISLDRRMTAGETWQSCIKEIEDLPAVQKYGAKVSMYEYDVPSWTGEKYPIECYFPTWVIPKDHNVTKSLEKVYQGLYNTELRKGDVDNIEMRQARPLTDKWTFSTNGVSIMGRNGIPCIGFGPGAEAQAHAPNEITWKNDLVTCAALYAGVPYEYSQIVK, from the coding sequence ATGAGTATTGATTACAAGTTAATTCAAGAAAAAGCAGAAGGCTATAAAGCTGCTATGACAAAATTCTTAAGAGATGTAGTAAAGTTTCCTGGTGAAAGCTGCGGAGAAAAAGAACATGCTGAAAGAATTCTTGAAGAAATGAAAATGTTAGAGTTTGATGAAGCGTATATAGACAAACAAGGAAACGTAATGGGATTCATGGGCAAAGGCGACAAGATAATAGCTTTTGACGGACATATAGATACAGTTGGTATAGGAAACAGAGCTAACTGGACATTCGATCCATATGAAGGATTCGAAGATGATTTGCATATAGGCGGTAGAGGAGTTTCTGACCAATTAGGTGGAGTTATATCTGCTGTTTACGGTGCAAGAATAATGAAAGAACTTAACCTTATCCCTGACGGATACAAAGTAATGGTTGTAGGAACAGTTCAAGAAGAAGACTGCGACGGACTTTGCTGGGAATATATAATCAAAAAAGAAAACATAAGACCTGAATTTGTTGTATCTACAGAACCTACTGATGGTGGTATCTACAGAGGACAAAGAGGACGTATGGAAATAAGAGTTGACGTACAAGGTATATCTTGCCACGGTTCAGCTCCTGAGCGTGGAGATAATGCTATATACAAAATGTCTGAAATAATCCAAAACATAAGAGATCTTAATGCAAATTCTGCAGACGAGTCTACTGCAATAAGAGGACTTGTAAAAATGCTTGATAAAAAATACAATCCTGAGCATTATGAAGAAGCTAACTTCCTTGGAAGAGGAACAGTTACAGTATCTCAAATATTCTACACATCTCCAAGCCGTTGTGCAGTAGCTGACTCTTGCAGCATATCACTTGACAGAAGAATGACTGCAGGTGAAACATGGCAAAGTTGTATAAAAGAGATTGAAGACCTTCCGGCAGTACAAAAATACGGTGCTAAGGTATCAATGTACGAATATGATGTACCATCTTGGACAGGAGAAAAATATCCTATAGAATGCTACTTCCCAACTTGGGTAATTCCAAAAGATCACAATGTTACAAAATCTCTTGAAAAAGTATATCAAGGACTATACAATACTGAACTTAGAAAAGGTGACGTAGATAATATAGAAATGAGACAAGCAAGACCTCTTACAGATAAATGGACATTCTCTACAAACGGTGTGTCTATAATGGGAAGAAACGGAATACCTTGCATAGGATTTGGACCTGGAGCGGAAGCTCAAGCCCATGCACCAAATGAAATAACTTGGAAAAACGACTTGGTAACTTGCGCTGCTTTATATGCAGGAGTTCCTTACGAATATTCACAAATAGTAAAATAA
- the ygeW gene encoding knotted carbamoyltransferase YgeW, which yields MSLMQRYVNKLDSLNFEKMYNNDFFETWTKTFDELQATWTVADALRKLREENISTKIFDSGLGISLFRDNSTRTRFSFASACNLLGLEVQDLDEGKSQIAHGETVRETANMISFMADVIGIRDDMYIGKGNKYMRDYASYVDEGHKDGILEQRPTLVDLQCDIDHPTQTMADALHVIHEFGGIENLKGKKIAMTWAYSPSYGKPLSVPQGVVGLFTRLGMEVSLAHPEGYEIMPEVEEIGRKNAAAYGGKFTKTNSMAEAFKDADIVYPKSWAPFAAMEKRTDLYGKGDMNGINELEKELLAQNAKHKDWECTEELMKTTKDGKALYLHCLPADITGLSCKEGEVENSVFDRYRVPLYKEASFKPYIIAAMIFLSKVRNPQDMLQRLENAKKERWMK from the coding sequence ATGTCATTAATGCAAAGATATGTAAACAAATTAGATTCACTAAATTTTGAAAAAATGTACAACAACGATTTTTTTGAAACTTGGACAAAAACATTTGATGAATTACAAGCTACTTGGACAGTTGCAGATGCACTTAGAAAATTGAGAGAAGAAAACATATCTACAAAGATATTCGATTCAGGTCTTGGAATATCACTATTTAGAGATAACTCAACAAGAACAAGATTCTCTTTTGCATCAGCTTGTAACCTATTAGGTTTAGAAGTACAAGACTTAGATGAAGGAAAATCACAAATAGCACACGGTGAAACAGTTAGAGAAACAGCTAATATGATATCATTTATGGCTGATGTTATAGGTATCAGAGATGATATGTATATCGGAAAAGGTAACAAATATATGAGAGATTATGCATCATATGTTGACGAAGGACATAAAGACGGTATATTAGAGCAAAGACCTACACTTGTTGACCTTCAATGCGATATAGATCACCCTACACAAACAATGGCTGACGCACTTCATGTAATACACGAATTTGGTGGAATAGAAAATCTTAAAGGCAAAAAAATAGCTATGACTTGGGCTTACTCACCATCTTACGGAAAACCACTTTCAGTACCTCAAGGTGTTGTAGGACTATTTACAAGATTAGGAATGGAAGTATCTCTTGCTCATCCGGAAGGTTATGAAATAATGCCTGAAGTAGAAGAAATAGGTAGAAAAAATGCAGCAGCTTATGGTGGAAAATTCACTAAGACAAACTCAATGGCAGAAGCATTCAAAGATGCAGATATAGTATATCCTAAATCTTGGGCTCCTTTTGCAGCTATGGAAAAAAGAACAGACCTTTATGGAAAAGGCGATATGAACGGAATAAATGAACTTGAAAAAGAACTTCTTGCTCAAAACGCTAAACATAAAGATTGGGAATGTACAGAAGAGTTAATGAAAACTACTAAAGACGGAAAAGCTCTTTACCTACACTGCTTGCCTGCTGATATAACAGGACTTAGCTGTAAAGAAGGAGAAGTTGAAAACTCAGTATTCGACAGATATAGAGTGCCTCTATACAAAGAAGCAAGCTTCAAACCATATATAATAGCAGCTATGATATTCTTATCAAAAGTAAGAAATCCACAAGATATGTTGCAAAGATTAGAAAATGCAAAAAAAGAAAGATGGATGAAATAG